The genomic window CAGCGGCATGTCATTGCTCCAACTTTTCAGAAGGCGGGCTGCCCAGTGACGCGCTCAAGCTTTCCGCCGCCCGCCTGGCCATTTCAGTAACAGCCTCAATGCTTTGGTTGGCGCGCGATTGAGCAAGGTAGGGAACGGTGATCGCCGCAACAGAACGGTCGTTATGGTCACGCACCGCGAAGGCGATGTTCGTCATGCCGTCGACCACGCTACTTGGCCCCACCTCATAGCCAGCTTTCCGGATTGCCTCGAACCGGGTGAGGTATTCTTGCTTTTCCGCTTCCGAGAAATCGGCCAGCAGACGTGTCGCGCGGGACGGCGCGATATCGGCCGATAGAACCACGCCCGACCCCGTTTCGAGCAGCGGAAAGGAAGCGCCCGTCTTGACCCCGTAATGCATCGGCATTGGGCTTTCGGCGCTAGCGATGATCACCAGCTTGTCGGCCTCGGCCACACCAAGGTGGCAGGATTGCAGGGCCTCGCCCGCGAGTTCTTCCAACACCGGAAGCGCTGCATGGATCAGGCGCGCCGTTGGCGGGAACTTGTGAGACAGTTCAAACATCCTCAGAGACAGGTGATACCTGTCTGTTTCGGAATCCTTGTACAGGAAACGGCGGTTTTCGAGAGCGAGGATAATCCTGTAGATCTCGCTGATCGATCTATCGAGCGCCTGCGTGAGTTCCTTTTTCGTTGCCCCCTCCGGTTGCTTGGCGAGGAACTCCAACACGTCGATCGCCTTGTCTACGGCCGGGGCCTGATATGTCCCTGGTGGTTTGTCTTGTTTTCCCATATCGGCGTCAACCTCCCAGTAGCAGCGACAATTGCGGCACCATGATCAGCACCAAAGCCACCAAGGCGAAGAGGCCAAGGAAAGGCAACACGGCGCGGGCAAAAGATGTGACCGGCAGGCGCGTAATGGTACATGTTGTGAACATCACCGTTCCGACCGGCGGCGTGATCCCCCCCATATGAATCAGGAACACGAAGACCACGCCGAAATGCACCGGCTCGATCCCGAGGCCGTTGACCACCGGCATGAGCATCGGGGCCAGCACGAGGATCAGCGCGGTGCCTTCGACCAGCATGCCGGCGATGATGAGAATGACGGCGATCAGGATGAGCATCAGCTGCGGTTGGCTCGTCGCTGTCAACAAGGCCTCGCCCACGGCGCGCGGAAACCCTTTGAAGGTGAGAATCCAGGTAAACGCAGCAGACGCCGCAAGCACCAGCATGATGGCAGAGGTCGAGATGATCGCCGAGCGCAGCGCGGTCAGGAATTGCGCGAAGGTGGCTTCGCGGTAGAAGAGCAGGAAGGCCAGAGCATAGGCCACCGCCAGACCGCCGGCCTCCGACGGCGTGAAGATGCCGGCCCGGATCCCCACAATGATCAGCATCGGCATCAAGAGCGCGGGCAAGGCGCTGAGGAAGGCTGGGAAAAGCGGCTCTTTTTTCCGGTTCTCTTTCGGCACGGCCGGATCCCAACCGGCGCGTTTGCTCAACACATGCACAAGGCAGAGCATGGCGCCCGCCAGAAACAGGCCTGGAATGATCGCACCTGCAAACAGCGCGCCAATCGAGGTGTCTGTGACGAAGCCGAACAGGATCAGGCTGATGCCCGGCGGGATCAGCGGCGCAATCAGCGCGGAGCTGGCAGTTACCACTGTCGAGAAGGCGAGCGGATAACCGCGTGAGGTCATTTCCGGCACGAGGATCTTGGCTTGCATGGCCGCATCGCCATTGGCCGACCCCGACATGCCCGACAGAAGCGTGGACAAAAGCACGTTGGTCTTGGCAATGCCGCCGGTGATGCCATCAGTCAGGATACGGGCGAATTTCATCACCCGCCGGGTGATACCCGAGATGTTCATCAACTCACCGGTGAGGATAAAAAGAGGAATGGCCAGGAGCGGGAAGCTCTGCGTACCAGCGACGAGGCGCTGCGCCGCGACCACATCGAGGATCGCCGGTTCGACCGCGATCCACAGGCCCGTCAAGGCTAGAAATACCATGGCAATGGGAACGCCCGCCGCGACGAGAACGACGAAAAGGATCCCCGTTAACGCAAGCATCATGGGTCGGTCGCCTCATTGTCGAAATCGTCGCAAATCAGAATACGCGCGAAGGTCACGATCTGAGCGAGAGTCAGGAGTGCGAAACCGATGGGTAAGCTCGCGTAAAGCCAGCCGATCGAAATCCGCATGGACGGAATGGTCATCCCGGCGCGCTGGAACAGCTTCCACCCGTACCAGGTGACGAAAATGGAAACGACGATGAGCAAAAGCTGCCGTGTCAGGCGCAAGACGCGCGCAGCCCGCGACGGAAGCAGCTGGCCAGCCACCGTCACGGCAAGATGGGCCTGATTGCGCTCGGCAAGCGCGAGGCCCAGAAACACGATCCATGCAAATAGCAAGGTCGACAGATCGAAGGAAAATATCAAAGGCGCAACGACGACGTAGCGCATAAACACGGCCACAACGACGAGCACAACCATTGCAATCATCAACAATCCCACGACTGCAAATTCGGCATTGCCGAGCCACTTGTAGAGTTTCATCGACGACCTCATAGCGAGCAAATGTAAACATGCGGAGCCGGGAGATTCCCGGCTCCGCAACTATAGTTTAGCTTACTCGGCTTCGATAACCGCGCGTGCAGCATCAAAGACACCGTCGGTCCACTCCGGGAAGCTCTCGGCATGCCGCCAGCGCGGGCGGCGAAGAGCGACAAGTCGATGTCGGAGATGATCGTCATGCCGAGCGATTCCAGCTCGTCGATGCCAGCCTGATAGCCGCTCAGCGCGGTGTCGGTCATGATGGCGCAGGCGTTGTCAGCCTCTTCCTGCACGATCATCTGGTTCTCTTCGCTCAGGCCATTGTAAAGGCTTGCACTCATCACAATGGGCGAGAGGTCCAGGATGTGGTTAGTCTGGATAAGGTAGTTCGCGTGCTCGTGGTGACGCTGATCGAGGATCGCGGCGGGCGGAGCTTCGCCTGCCGCGATCACGCCTTGTGCGAAGGCGCTGTAAACCTCGGGCCAAGGCATCGGGGTCGGCGCGGCGTCAAAAACCTGACGAACCATCTCGGTGTAGATGGTCACAGGCTGGACGCGCATGCGCAGGCCGGACATGTCTTCCGGCACGGCAACCGGGGTTTCGCGCGTATAGAGATCGCGGATGCCGAAGGCGAAATAGCACAGCACCTTGATGTTGTGCTGCTCTTCGGCCTGCGCCTCGATACCAGCCCACAGGTCGCTGCCCAGCAGTCGTTCTGCATCGCTGTAGTCCGCATACATGAACGGATAAACCATCACGCCGAAATCCGGCACGTAGTTGGCGATGGTGCCGGGGCCGACCTGCCCGATCAGATCGCCACCCAGCGTGATCTGTTCTGTGATCTGCGAGTTCTCGCCGAGCTGACCGGACGGGAACATCTCGATGGTGACGGCACCGCCGGTCCGTTCGGTCACGGCCTCTGCCATCGCGGTGCCTGCTTCATTCACGAAGTGGCCTTCGGAATTCATGTGAGCGAAACGGATGGTTGTATCCGCGAATGCACTGCCAGCCGCAACGGAAAGCGCGAGAGCCGACGTAGGCGGCATCCATGATGACGTGCTGGGCTGCTGTAAGCCCTTCGATCAGCCCGCGCGCCTGCGGGCTGTCACCCCACTGACCGGGTGTAATGATCGTCCGAATGGGCAGGCCGAGGGCATCGACCGCAGCGTGGATTTTGGTGGTCAGGCCGCCTTTGGAGCGGCCAATACCGGCAGCTTCAAGCCCCCCATTGACCGGCAGGCGATTGCGCAAGCAATCTGCCGAGAGGGTTTTGAGACGTGGCGTCCGCATGCGTCTTGCAGATGGTGGCGTCGACAAGCACGTATTCGAAGTCCGGGTCTTGGCTTAACGCTTTGAAAAGATTCTCCCAAACCCCCGCGTTCGCCATCGTCTCTCGGACCGATGGCGTTCCCATGGCTCACTCCAGCGACGGAGCCGGGAATGGACCGTGCGCCAGTTCCCTAATTCCGGCGGCAGGTCGCGCCAGGGCGATGCACCACGCGCCAGCCAAAGGATCGCATCCAAGAACAACCGGTTGTCCGCGCCCGTTCTCCCCCGATCCCCTTGCTTGCATGGAACCAAAAGTTCGATGATCGCCCATTGCCTGTCTGTCAAAACCCGTCTGCTCAAGATCACCTCCCGTTTTCGACCTTGAATCAAACAGATGACGATTTGGGAATCCCCTAAATGCAGACGCCGCCTAGCTCAGGTCATCCGACTTTTAACTTGAGACATATCCGGCAGCCTTAAAGTAGTTCCAGCATTCGTCTGGCGTGTAGAGGTCACAGATTTCTGTGAGAGCGTGGAACGTGTCAGTGAAGGTTCGAGCGCCGATCCTGCGTAGGTGTGCTTTGAGTTTCGAGAACGCCATCTCAATTGATGGTGTGGATGGCTCCTGCTCCCGGCGTCGCGATGCGCCATGATGGGGTGTCATTGTCCCAACTTGAGGAGCCATCCATGAATGAAGTTAGCACAGTCGGCGTCGACCTCGCCAAGAATGTCATACAGATCCATGGCGTTGATTGCGACGGGAATGTTGTGGTTCGGCGTCAGCTGCGGAGAGGTCAGTTTCTCACGTTCTTCGAAGAGCGCCCAGCATGCCTGATCGGCATCGAGGCGTGTTCGGGATCCCATCACTGGGGACGACAACGACAAGAGATGGGCCACGCGGTCCGACTGATGCCGCCGTCCTATGTGAAGCCCTACGTCAAGCGGAACAAGACAGATGCGGCCGATGCGGAGGCAATCTGCGAAGCGGTCACCCGGCCTTCGATGCGGTTTGTTCCCGTGAAGAGCGAGGCGGACTCCGCGGCGCTTGTCCTGCACCGGGCGCGGGATTTTCTCGTCGGTCAGGTCACGCAAACCGGCAACGCGATCCGCGCTCACATGGCTGAGTTTGGTATCGTTACGGCGAAGGGATCAAAGCGCGTCGCGAGCCTGGCAGAGGAGTTGGACGCCTTGCCCGAGGCCGCGCGCCTTCCGCTCCGGGTGTTGTTCGATCAACTGGCAGAGACGCAATCGCGAATCGAGCAGCTGACCGACGAGATCAAGGAGGTTCACCGGCACAACGAAGTGAGCCGCCGTCTGGCATCGATCCCAGGCGTCGGCGTGCTGACCGCAACCGCGATTGCCGCAACGACACCGGATGTCAGCAATTTCGGCTCGGCGCGGGACTATGCTGCCTGGCTCGGCCTGACGCCGAAGCAGCACTCGACCGGCGGGAAGCCCCGAAGCGGTGGCATCTCGAAGATGGGCAACCGTTATATCCGGCGCCTGCTTTACCTTGGGGCCATGGCGCAGATCATGGTCCGGCGCAGAAGTCGCCACATGGGCACCGACTGGCTGTCGCGAAAGCTGGCGACAAAGGAGACAAGGGTCGTTGCGATCGCCTTGGCGAGGCGCATGGCAAGAACCATCTTTGCGCTTTTGCGTGACGGAACGAGCTATAGACCGCAGGTCGGAGAAGTACCCGGCTGAGAAGGGTCTCAAAGAATGGTAAGGCCAACGTGAGGTGATGGCGAAATGACGGAAACGGCGAACAGGAACACCCCGATGAATCCGAAGCGCCGCCGAGCGCGTTCGATTGAGTGGGAGCCTTCAGCCGACGCGGACATTCATCATGGCGCGCAGCACATTTGCTGCAGAACGACGCCGAATACATGGCCGCAGCCGACCAGATGCCAGAAGCTTACAAAACCCTTGCCATGCAGGAGCCAACCATACACGGGTTCAGGTCAGGTCAGGTCAGGTCAGGTCAGGGCTGTAGGGCGGCAGGAACAGGAACCCGCATCCGGCGTCGCGCATGGCTTTGGCGGCTGCGGCATTCCTGTGTGTCGCGAGGGTGTCGAGGATGACAACAGTGCCTGGTTCGAGTTCTGGTCGATGGCCCCCTTAAATCCATACCGTCAGCGCCGATTTCACGACATATCAGTGGGTTGCGTCGCGCCGGCCATAGGTGTTCTACGGTCAAGCGGCGCACGCCGCTGAGATGATGTGAAATCGGCGCCCTTCGGGTTTGGCGGATGTCCCGCGTGAGCATCGTTGCAGGCCTTTGAAATAGAACCACTATTCCGGCAGCCCTGCGCCTCGTCACGCGAAAAATCTGCCAGACTGATGGCATGGATTTAAGGGGGCCTGACCCTAAGAACAGCTTGCACCTCGTCGGAGTTCGACCTGACTCCGGTCTGGCGCGGTTGACGGGACTCGAACCCGCGACCCCCGGCGTGACAGGCCGGTACTCTAACCAACTGAGCTACAACCGCACAGGCGCGCAATTCAGCAGCCGGGTCGGATGGTGGTGGCGCGGTTGACGGGACTCGAACCCGCGACCCCCGGCGTGACAGGCCGGTACTCTAACCAACTGAGCTACAACCGCTCACCATCCGCCAGCGGGAGATCCGTCTTGGCGTGCCGTGTGGTCTATGCTGCGCATCGGCTCCCGTCAAGCGGGCAAACCGGCAAAAATACCCATGTCCCATTGCAGGCTTTCCCGGCGCGGGCCGCGCCCTTGCGGACGGGCTTTCCCCAGTCCATGAGCAGCCGCCCTGCCCCATTCATCTTTCAGGCAGGGGAATGAACTCCTGATCATCCCCGGGCGGCAGCTGGAACCGGCTATGCTGCCAGTCACCCTGCCGCCAGGCCTCTTTCGCCTCGTCGATCCGCTCTTTCGAGGAGGCGACGAAATTCCACCAGATATGGCGCGGACCCTCCAGCGTTTCGCCGCCCAGAATCATCACCCGCGCACCTTCTGCCCCCGCCGTCATCGAGACCCGGTCGCCGGGCCGGAATACCATCATCTGCCCGGCCCCGAAGCTTTGCCCCGCCACCTCAACCGTGCCGGAGACCACATAGGCGCCCCGATCCTCGTGATCCTCGGGCATCGGCAGTTTCGCCCCCGGTTGCAAAGCCGCATCCGCATAGAACATCTCGGACGCGGTCTTGACCGGTGCGCCTGCGCCATAAGCCCGGCCCAGGATCAGGCGCAGTTCCTTGCCCTCCCCCTCCAGCAGCGGCAGATCGGATTTGCCCGCATGCACAAACGCCGCCGGACCATCCTCCGCCCCTTTCGGCAAAGCGATCCAGGTCTGGATGCCGAACAGCGTATAGGGCGCCTTCAGCACCGCGCCATCCACCCGTTCCGAATGGGTGATGCCATGGCCCGCAGTCATCAGGTTCACCGCGCCCGGGTCGATCCACTGATCCGTGCCCAGACTGTCGCGGTGGTGAAAGCTGCCCCTGAAAAGATAGGTGACCGTGGCCAGGCCGATATGGGGATGCGGGCGGATATCCACCCCCTGACCGGTAACAAACTCCGCCGGGCCCATCTGGTCGAAAAAGATGAACGGGCCGACCATCTGCCGTTTCGGCGCGGGCAGCGCCCGGCGCACCTCGAAATTGCCCAGATCCCGGGCCCGGGGCACGATCACGGTTTCGATGGCATCCACGGCATCGCCGATGGGGTATTCCGGGTCAAGGGCGGGGTTCCAGCTCATATCAGCGCTCCGGCAAACGGGGTTGGTTGACGGAAAATACAATGTTGAGCCCGGTTTGGGCAGGCCGGTGAGGGAACAGGATTTGTGCGCAGATGCACGGGGATCGCGTTTGAACTCGTTGCTGTAGCTGCCTGCCCATATCTGGACCTGCGCGACCTAAAGGTAGCGGGCAGAAGCGTAGAATAGATGATTATAGATTCGGACTGAAATTCTGAAACACCCGTATCACCCTTCCGCCCGGCGGCCCCGCCGGGCAGCGTCTGAGCCGCCCCCACGGGGCGGGCGCTTCTCGCCCTCCCCTCGGTTCGGGCGATGCCCTCGTGCAATGCCTATGCGTTGCAGGATTATGGTCTTGCGCTATAGGATACGCTCAACAGAGTGCTAAGCGATTGTTCGAACGCCATTCAATTATCATCTTTTTGCAGAGTTACCATGCCGAGAAGCGATGGGCTTTGATAAGTAATTGATTTTATTAAGTGTGGGGATGGTGGGTGATGAGAGATTTGAACTCCCGACATCTTCGATGTGAACGAAGCGCTCTACCACTGAGCTAATCACCCGTAGAGCGGGTTTCTAGCTGTCCTCGCCCTCATCCGCAAGACCTTCGGACGCCGCCTTGTGCAGCTTGATCCGGCTGACCAGAATATCACCGTTTTTCGCCGGGTTGCGGCGTTTGACCGTGATCTTTCCAAGGGGCGGGATCACCAGATCCTTGCCACTGTCCAGCGCCTTGCCCAACTCGTCCAGTACCAGTTCCACCGTCAGGCGCAGATCGCTGCGCTTCACCGGGCTGCGCGCGGCCACGGCATTGATCAGATCGCCGCGTTTGAATTTCTCGGGCTTGGTGTCCGGCAGGTCCTCCGCCTGTGCAGCCGCAGCCCTCTTCTGAACCGGCAATATCTCTTTCTTTTTCACCTTTGCTTTGGCCGCACTGGCCGTCGCGGGTGATTTCCGGGGGCGGCGCCCGGCGGGCGTCGATTTGCGTGGCTTTGCGGCTGTGGCCATGGGAGTGGACCCCTGCTTATTGTTTGAGCTGTCATAAATGTTAACGGTCTATAGGCGATACGGCCAGCCCCGGTGACAAAACCGGTCAGACCTGTGGCTTACACAACAAGGCATTTGATCATCCGGGGCAGGCCCGATGCATCGAATGAATACTAAATCACTCACCCAAATTTCTGCACCATATACATTGCGCGGAGGGCATCGCCCGAACCGAGGAGTGGGCGAGAAGCGCCCGCGCCCCGTGGCGGCGGTACAGGCGCTGCCCGGCGGTGCCGCCGGGCGCGAGGGTGATGCGAGTATTGCCATAGTCAGCCCCCGCAAACGGCAAAGGCGCGCCCGGGTGGGACGCGCCTTTTTCGGTGTTTTGAGCTTAATGCGCGACGGCGCCGCTGCCGCCAGAGCTGTTCTTCAGGGCGGCCTGGGCAGCGGCGGCTTCCTCGGCCGCCTCATCCCATTCCACCGGCTCCGGCGTCTCGATCAGCGCATGGCGCAACACCTCGGTCACATGGGACACAGGGATGATCTTCAGCCCCGCTTTCACATTGTCGGGTATCTCGGGCAGGTCCTTTTCATTCTCCGCCGGGATCAGCACGGTCTTGATCCCGCCCCTCAGCGCGGCCAGCAGCTTTTCCTTCAACCCGCCGATGGGCAACACATTGCCGCGCAGGGTGACCTCGCCGGTCATGGCGATATCCTTGCGGACCGGTATCTTGGTCAGGACCGACACAATCGAGGTGACCATGGCCACACCGGCACTGGGCCCGTCCTTTGGCGTCGCGCCTTCGGGCACATGGACATGGATGTCGATCGTGTCGAATTTCGGCGGTTTCACCCCGATGGACGGGCTGATTGACCGCACGAAGGACGAAGCTGCATCAATCGACTCCTTCATCACATCGCCCAGCTTGCCGGTGGTCTTCATCCGGCCCTTGCCCGGCAGGCGCAATGCCTCGATCGACAACAGATCGCCGCCCACGGATGTCCAGGCCAGACCGGTCACAACCCCGATCTGGTGATCATCCTCGGCCAGGCCGAATTTATGCCGTCGCACACCCAGCATGTCTTCCAGATTGTCCGGCGTCACGGTGACGGTGTCAGCCGCGCCGCGCACAATCATGGTGACGGCCTTGCGCGCCAGTTTGGCGATCTCACGTTCCAGGTTCCGCACCCCCGCCTCGCGGGTGTAATAGCGGATGATATCGGTCAGCGCCCCGTCCGTCAGGGTGAACTCGGCCGCTTTCAGACCGTGGTTCCTGACCTGTTTGGCGATCAGATGCTGTTTGGCGATCTCGGCCTTTTCATCCTCGGTATAGCCAGCCAGCGGAATGATCTCCATCCGGTCCAGAAGCGGGCCGGGCATGTTGTAGGAGTTTGCCGTGGTCAGGAACATCACATTCGACAGGTCGTATTCCACCTCCATGTAATGATCGACGAATGTGCCGTTCTGTTCCGGGTCCAGCACTTCCAGCATGGCCGAGGCCGGGTCCCCCCGGAAATCCTGCCCCATCTTGTCGATCTCATCGAGCAGGATCAGCGGGTTGGTGGTTTTCGCCTTTTTCAGCGACTGGATGATCTTGCCCGGCATCGAGCCGATATAGGTCCGCCGGTGGCCTCTGATCTCGCTTTCGTCGCGCACACCGCCCAGCGAGATGCGAATGAACTCCCGCCCGGTGGCTTTCGCCACGGATTTGCCAAGCGAGGTTTTGCCCACGCCCGGTGGTCCGACAAGACACAGGATCGGCCCTTTCAGCTTTTTCGAGCGTTGCTGCACCGCCAGATATTCCACGATCCGTTCCTTGACCTTCTCAAGCCCGTAATGATCGTCATCCAGCACCTTTTCGGCCCGGCCCAGATCTTTCTTCACCCGGGATTTCACCCCCCAGGGGATCGACAGCATCCAGTCGAGATAATTGCGCACCACGGTCGCCTCGGCGCTCATCGGTGACATGCTTTTCAGCTTCTTGATCTCGCCTTCGGCCTTTTCGCGGGCCTCTTTCGACAGCTTGGTTTTGGCGATTTTCTCTTCCAGCTCGGCCACTTCGCCCGCGCCTTCCTCACCATCGCCCAGCTCCCGCTGAATCGCCTTCATCTGTTCGTTCAGATAATATTCGCGCTGTGTCCGCTCCATCTGGGATTTGACGCGGGTCTTGATCTTTTTCTCAACCTGCAGGACAGACATTTCGCCCTGCATCAGGCCAAAGACCTTCTCCATCCGCTCGCCCACATCCAGCGTTTCCAGAAGCTCCTGCTTCTGATGCACCTCGATGCCAAGATGACCCGACACCAGATCGGCCAGTTTGGCGGGATCCTGCGTTTCAGCGACGGAACTCAGCG from Rhodophyticola sp. CCM32 includes these protein-coding regions:
- a CDS encoding IclR family transcriptional regulator yields the protein MGKQDKPPGTYQAPAVDKAIDVLEFLAKQPEGATKKELTQALDRSISEIYRIILALENRRFLYKDSETDRYHLSLRMFELSHKFPPTARLIHAALPVLEELAGEALQSCHLGVAEADKLVIIASAESPMPMHYGVKTGASFPLLETGSGVVLSADIAPSRATRLLADFSEAEKQEYLTRFEAIRKAGYEVGPSSVVDGMTNIAFAVRDHNDRSVAAITVPYLAQSRANQSIEAVTEMARRAAESLSASLGSPPSEKLEQ
- a CDS encoding TRAP transporter large permease; its protein translation is MMLALTGILFVVLVAAGVPIAMVFLALTGLWIAVEPAILDVVAAQRLVAGTQSFPLLAIPLFILTGELMNISGITRRVMKFARILTDGITGGIAKTNVLLSTLLSGMSGSANGDAAMQAKILVPEMTSRGYPLAFSTVVTASSALIAPLIPPGISLILFGFVTDTSIGALFAGAIIPGLFLAGAMLCLVHVLSKRAGWDPAVPKENRKKEPLFPAFLSALPALLMPMLIIVGIRAGIFTPSEAGGLAVAYALAFLLFYREATFAQFLTALRSAIISTSAIMLVLAASAAFTWILTFKGFPRAVGEALLTATSQPQLMLILIAVILIIAGMLVEGTALILVLAPMLMPVVNGLGIEPVHFGVVFVFLIHMGGITPPVGTVMFTTCTITRLPVTSFARAVLPFLGLFALVALVLIMVPQLSLLLGG
- a CDS encoding TRAP transporter small permease encodes the protein MKLYKWLGNAEFAVVGLLMIAMVVLVVVAVFMRYVVVAPLIFSFDLSTLLFAWIVFLGLALAERNQAHLAVTVAGQLLPSRAARVLRLTRQLLLIVVSIFVTWYGWKLFQRAGMTIPSMRISIGWLYASLPIGFALLTLAQIVTFARILICDDFDNEATDP
- the dctP gene encoding TRAP transporter substrate-binding protein DctP, which encodes MNSEGHFVNEAGTAMAEAVTERTGGAVTIEMFPSGQLGENSQITEQITLGGDLIGQVGPGTIANYVPDFGVMVYPFMYADYSDAERLLGSDLWAGIEAQAEEQHNIKVLCYFAFGIRDLYTRETPVAVPEDMSGLRMRVQPVTIYTEMVRQVFDAAPTPMPWPEVYSAFAQGVIAAGEAPPAAILDQRHHEHANYLIQTNHILDLSPIVMSASLYNGLSEENQMIVQEEADNACAIMTDTALSGYQAGIDELESLGMTIISDIDLSLFAARAGGMPRASRSGPTVSLMLHARLSKPSKLNYSCGAGNLPAPHVYICSL
- a CDS encoding IS110 family transposase; the protein is MNEVSTVGVDLAKNVIQIHGVDCDGNVVVRRQLRRGQFLTFFEERPACLIGIEACSGSHHWGRQRQEMGHAVRLMPPSYVKPYVKRNKTDAADAEAICEAVTRPSMRFVPVKSEADSAALVLHRARDFLVGQVTQTGNAIRAHMAEFGIVTAKGSKRVASLAEELDALPEAARLPLRVLFDQLAETQSRIEQLTDEIKEVHRHNEVSRRLASIPGVGVLTATAIAATTPDVSNFGSARDYAAWLGLTPKQHSTGGKPRSGGISKMGNRYIRRLLYLGAMAQIMVRRRSRHMGTDWLSRKLATKETRVVAIALARRMARTIFALLRDGTSYRPQVGEVPG
- a CDS encoding pirin family protein; this translates as MSWNPALDPEYPIGDAVDAIETVIVPRARDLGNFEVRRALPAPKRQMVGPFIFFDQMGPAEFVTGQGVDIRPHPHIGLATVTYLFRGSFHHRDSLGTDQWIDPGAVNLMTAGHGITHSERVDGAVLKAPYTLFGIQTWIALPKGAEDGPAAFVHAGKSDLPLLEGEGKELRLILGRAYGAGAPVKTASEMFYADAALQPGAKLPMPEDHEDRGAYVVSGTVEVAGQSFGAGQMMVFRPGDRVSMTAGAEGARVMILGGETLEGPRHIWWNFVASSKERIDEAKEAWRQGDWQHSRFQLPPGDDQEFIPLPER
- a CDS encoding HU family DNA-binding protein, translating into MATAAKPRKSTPAGRRPRKSPATASAAKAKVKKKEILPVQKRAAAAQAEDLPDTKPEKFKRGDLINAVAARSPVKRSDLRLTVELVLDELGKALDSGKDLVIPPLGKITVKRRNPAKNGDILVSRIKLHKAASEGLADEGEDS
- the lon gene encoding endopeptidase La; its protein translation is MPENQTIYPVLPLRDIVMFPHMMVPLFVGREKSVRALEEVMADDKQILLSAQIDPGVDDPTTEGIYRIGVLANVLQLLKLPDGTVKVLVEGRARVQITGFADNPEFFEASVAPLEETPGDQASVTALLRSVGEEFERYAKVKKNIPEEALSSVAETQDPAKLADLVSGHLGIEVHQKQELLETLDVGERMEKVFGLMQGEMSVLQVEKKIKTRVKSQMERTQREYYLNEQMKAIQRELGDGEEGAGEVAELEEKIAKTKLSKEAREKAEGEIKKLKSMSPMSAEATVVRNYLDWMLSIPWGVKSRVKKDLGRAEKVLDDDHYGLEKVKERIVEYLAVQQRSKKLKGPILCLVGPPGVGKTSLGKSVAKATGREFIRISLGGVRDESEIRGHRRTYIGSMPGKIIQSLKKAKTTNPLILLDEIDKMGQDFRGDPASAMLEVLDPEQNGTFVDHYMEVEYDLSNVMFLTTANSYNMPGPLLDRMEIIPLAGYTEDEKAEIAKQHLIAKQVRNHGLKAAEFTLTDGALTDIIRYYTREAGVRNLEREIAKLARKAVTMIVRGAADTVTVTPDNLEDMLGVRRHKFGLAEDDHQIGVVTGLAWTSVGGDLLSIEALRLPGKGRMKTTGKLGDVMKESIDAASSFVRSISPSIGVKPPKFDTIDIHVHVPEGATPKDGPSAGVAMVTSIVSVLTKIPVRKDIAMTGEVTLRGNVLPIGGLKEKLLAALRGGIKTVLIPAENEKDLPEIPDNVKAGLKIIPVSHVTEVLRHALIETPEPVEWDEAAEEAAAAQAALKNSSGGSGAVAH